From one Streptomyces sp. NBC_01478 genomic stretch:
- a CDS encoding NUDIX domain-containing protein, whose protein sequence is MAQPTRDDQPKVLPPALESMTLLVAAVIVHDQATNRVVLLQRSENAKFAQGMWDLPVGKSEAGEPITATAVRELYEETGLTVKPEALTVAHVIHGAWGVEAPSGFLTVVFAAYEWTGEPENREPRKHAQVCWVDAEAIPEEFVDTTASALHRYLTDGPQVSLDGWE, encoded by the coding sequence CAGCCGACACGCGACGACCAGCCCAAGGTTCTACCGCCCGCCCTCGAATCCATGACCCTGCTGGTCGCCGCCGTCATCGTCCACGACCAGGCCACCAACCGTGTCGTCCTCCTCCAGCGCAGCGAGAACGCCAAGTTCGCCCAGGGCATGTGGGATCTTCCCGTCGGTAAGAGCGAAGCCGGCGAGCCCATCACGGCAACTGCCGTGCGCGAGCTGTACGAGGAGACCGGTCTGACGGTGAAGCCTGAGGCCCTGACAGTCGCCCATGTCATCCATGGTGCCTGGGGCGTCGAAGCCCCGAGCGGCTTTCTCACCGTGGTCTTCGCCGCCTACGAGTGGACAGGCGAACCAGAGAACCGAGAGCCACGTAAGCACGCCCAGGTCTGCTGGGTCGATGCCGAGGCCATCCCCGAGGAGTTCGTGGACACCACCGCGAGTGCCCTCCACCGGTACCTCACCGATGGGCCCCAGGTGTCGCTGGACGGATGGGAATAG